A genomic window from Paraburkholderia phytofirmans OLGA172 includes:
- a CDS encoding pyridoxamine 5'-phosphate oxidase family protein, producing MDDALDFLLDKYQQGLPLEDARVRFAALVTLDAENLPMTRFVTIRSFTRAGISISVSGDSPKITHLMSNGKWELAGFWPVQLFQYRIRGTYEIRCGEDERATWHMKPEASRVLDVYHENVRPQSTPLASREQLLEEVATLRRNIDAGLTPFEAKKVSSLWLSPTFIETWEGSDDDRLHDRSIWKLSESKWVRTRLVP from the coding sequence ATGGACGACGCACTGGATTTTCTGTTGGACAAGTACCAGCAAGGCTTGCCCCTTGAAGACGCCCGCGTGCGGTTTGCTGCATTGGTTACCCTGGACGCGGAAAACCTCCCGATGACGAGGTTCGTGACAATACGCTCATTCACCCGCGCAGGCATCTCTATCTCCGTCAGTGGCGACAGTCCCAAAATCACGCATCTGATGTCGAACGGCAAATGGGAGCTCGCCGGATTTTGGCCGGTTCAACTGTTTCAGTATCGTATCCGTGGCACGTACGAAATTCGCTGTGGCGAGGACGAACGCGCCACCTGGCACATGAAGCCCGAAGCGAGCAGGGTGCTAGACGTCTACCACGAGAACGTTCGCCCTCAAAGCACACCACTGGCCTCCCGCGAGCAACTTCTCGAAGAAGTCGCGACGCTGCGACGCAATATAGACGCCGGATTGACACCGTTCGAGGCGAAAAAAGTGAGTTCCCTATGGCTGAGTCCGACATTCATTGAGACGTGGGAAGGTTCCGACGACGACCGACTGCATGATCGCAGTATTTGGAAACTTAGCGAATCGAAATGGGTACGGACTCGACTGGTTCCCTGA
- a CDS encoding coniferyl-alcohol dehydrogenase has product MTVAITGAASGIGAETARLLSSRGASVIALDRNKPDFPVAQFVQIDLADPDSINAAAQQLPDTLTGLCNVAGVPGTVGSDRVARINYLGLRQLTEAVIPKMVKGGSIVNVASTAGQNWRERQKIHVDLGSTASFTDGLRWLESNPVSDAQAYPYFKEALIVWTMGRAVTLRRATGIRMNCVSPGPTDTPILNDFRTTLGSANVEDAIHRAGGVGRPEDIAPVIAFLLTTDSAWVVGANVLADGGLLASRILD; this is encoded by the coding sequence ATGACTGTCGCTATTACAGGAGCCGCATCCGGCATCGGCGCTGAAACGGCACGTCTGCTAAGCTCGCGTGGCGCAAGCGTTATCGCGCTGGACAGAAACAAGCCGGACTTTCCTGTTGCCCAGTTCGTTCAGATTGACCTGGCTGACCCGGATTCAATCAATGCTGCGGCCCAACAACTGCCCGACACGCTGACCGGGTTGTGCAACGTAGCCGGCGTCCCGGGGACCGTTGGATCCGACCGGGTCGCGCGAATCAACTACCTCGGGCTGAGGCAGCTAACTGAAGCCGTGATTCCGAAGATGGTGAAGGGAGGCTCTATTGTCAACGTCGCGTCCACGGCTGGGCAAAACTGGCGAGAAAGGCAAAAGATTCACGTCGACCTCGGAAGCACCGCGAGCTTCACGGACGGCTTGCGCTGGCTCGAGAGCAACCCGGTTTCAGACGCGCAAGCCTATCCGTACTTTAAGGAAGCGCTCATCGTCTGGACGATGGGCCGTGCAGTCACGCTGCGCCGCGCGACGGGAATCCGGATGAACTGTGTAAGCCCGGGTCCGACTGACACGCCGATCCTTAATGATTTCCGCACGACCCTCGGCTCAGCAAATGTAGAGGACGCCATCCACCGCGCGGGTGGCGTTGGGCGCCCAGAAGACATTGCCCCGGTTATCGCGTTCCTGTTGACAACGGATAGCGCATGGGTCGTCGGCGCCAACGTGCTGGCTGACGGTGGCCTTCTCGCATCGAGGATTCTCGATTAG
- a CDS encoding SRPBCC family protein yields the protein MGTLESNGIVDDVGRRIDYLFKPETAMISVSRKLEVNPADGSAGIKLNRQQVWVGLVRKAENAVPYVEAITSCVVVQQQPERLIREVVLHGETLQELILFFPEERVEFVRLSGQAKGLIKNIIEEDPDGTLHLRFTFDMVLEGVEPGSEKEKEFAAGMEAAYLDAVRTTLRRIRDEAVAQA from the coding sequence ATGGGGACTCTAGAATCCAATGGCATCGTCGACGATGTAGGTCGACGAATTGACTATTTGTTTAAACCGGAGACAGCAATGATTAGCGTGAGTCGCAAGCTGGAAGTCAATCCCGCCGATGGTTCAGCGGGCATCAAGTTGAATCGTCAACAGGTTTGGGTCGGATTGGTACGCAAGGCGGAAAACGCAGTGCCGTACGTAGAGGCGATCACCAGTTGCGTAGTGGTGCAGCAGCAGCCTGAGCGGCTGATTCGCGAAGTTGTCCTGCACGGCGAGACTCTGCAAGAACTCATCTTGTTCTTCCCGGAAGAGCGCGTCGAATTCGTGCGCCTGTCAGGTCAGGCAAAGGGATTGATCAAGAATATCATCGAAGAAGACCCAGATGGAACGCTGCACTTGCGCTTCACCTTCGACATGGTGCTTGAAGGCGTGGAACCCGGCAGTGAGAAAGAGAAGGAGTTTGCTGCGGGCATGGAGGCGGCCTATCTGGACGCTGTACGAACGACGCTGCGCCGTATCCGCGACGAAGCCGTCGCACAGGCGTGA
- a CDS encoding nuclear transport factor 2 family protein translates to MSRNVEPMFSKIDAMDVEGFLSNLAENVTFQFGNAPALVGRAAVREGVVAFFSSIAALRHEMTGKWEADDITIVRFMTYYTRHDRIEVEVPCAVILHHAEDTLIDDYRIYIDLAPVFAPQLRDKPAAATH, encoded by the coding sequence ATGTCACGAAACGTTGAACCCATGTTTTCGAAAATCGATGCGATGGACGTCGAAGGCTTTTTGTCGAACCTTGCAGAAAACGTTACTTTCCAGTTTGGCAACGCGCCTGCGCTCGTCGGACGGGCCGCAGTGAGAGAAGGGGTGGTGGCCTTCTTTTCCAGTATCGCAGCACTGCGTCATGAGATGACGGGAAAGTGGGAAGCCGACGACATCACGATCGTGCGCTTCATGACTTATTACACGCGTCATGACCGCATTGAGGTCGAGGTTCCGTGCGCGGTCATCCTGCATCACGCCGAGGACACGCTGATCGACGACTACCGAATCTACATCGACCTTGCACCTGTGTTCGCACCGCAACTCCGTGATAAGCCGGCCGCTGCAACTCACTAA
- a CDS encoding SDR family NAD(P)-dependent oxidoreductase, whose protein sequence is MDKLLDGKVVIVTGAGRGIGRAAAYALADAGASLALADLDEDGARETAEHAQHLGVKTIVVKTNVAQEQDVAALVERTVGEFGRLDGAFNNAGVEQRNTPLHELSEAQWNIVIDINLKGVFFCLKHEIAAMLKTGGGAIVNTSSGLGRVAIPGASEYCASKAGVLGLTKSAAIEYGAKNIRVNSILPGVIRTPMIDSLVSQPQFADLLPALEARHPIGRLGQPSEVADVVVWLLSGRSSFVTGGEIAVDGGYLAI, encoded by the coding sequence ATGGACAAGCTACTCGACGGGAAGGTAGTAATCGTCACGGGGGCGGGACGCGGGATCGGTCGCGCGGCTGCGTACGCGCTTGCCGACGCAGGTGCGTCGCTGGCTCTTGCTGATCTGGACGAGGATGGTGCGCGGGAGACGGCGGAGCATGCGCAGCATCTGGGCGTGAAGACTATCGTTGTCAAGACGAATGTCGCTCAGGAGCAGGATGTCGCGGCACTCGTGGAGCGTACCGTTGGAGAGTTCGGGCGCCTCGACGGTGCATTCAACAACGCTGGCGTCGAGCAAAGAAATACGCCGCTCCACGAATTGTCGGAAGCGCAATGGAACATCGTTATCGACATTAATCTGAAGGGCGTCTTCTTTTGCCTCAAGCACGAGATTGCGGCCATGCTGAAGACCGGCGGCGGAGCGATTGTAAATACGTCCTCGGGATTGGGGCGGGTGGCGATTCCGGGCGCGTCGGAATACTGCGCGTCGAAAGCAGGGGTGCTCGGTCTTACGAAGAGCGCGGCGATTGAATACGGGGCAAAGAATATTCGCGTGAACTCTATTCTCCCTGGGGTAATCCGCACGCCAATGATCGACTCGCTTGTCAGTCAACCTCAATTCGCGGACTTGCTGCCCGCTCTCGAAGCCCGTCATCCAATCGGTCGACTGGGTCAGCCGAGTGAAGTCGCGGACGTGGTGGTCTGGCTGCTTTCGGGCCGGTCGTCGTTCGTTACTGGAGGTGAGATCGCCGTGGATGGAGGGTATCTGGCGATCTAG